A region from the Bacillus sp. BGMRC 2118 genome encodes:
- a CDS encoding cysteine hydrolase: MKKVLLNIDYTNDFVAANGALTCGRPGQEIESTIVKITEDFINNGDYVVFAIDMHTENDEFHPETKLFPPHNIKNTEGRNLYGKLNDVYQSSKDEQNVYWMDKTRYSAFAGTDLEIKLRERGIQEVHLVGVCTDICVLHTAVDAYNKGFKVVVYKDAVASFNQAGHEWALGHFTGSIGADVI; encoded by the coding sequence ATGAAAAAAGTATTGCTTAATATTGATTACACGAATGACTTTGTTGCAGCAAATGGGGCACTCACTTGCGGGAGACCAGGTCAAGAAATTGAGAGTACAATTGTAAAGATAACTGAAGATTTCATTAATAATGGGGATTATGTAGTATTTGCAATTGATATGCATACAGAGAATGATGAGTTTCATCCAGAAACAAAGTTATTTCCACCTCACAACATTAAAAATACTGAAGGCCGAAATTTATACGGGAAGTTAAATGATGTTTATCAATCGTCAAAAGATGAACAAAATGTATATTGGATGGATAAAACAAGGTATTCAGCTTTCGCCGGTACAGACCTTGAAATTAAATTACGTGAACGAGGCATCCAAGAAGTACATTTAGTCGGTGTATGTACAGACATTTGTGTTTTGCATACCGCTGTTGATGCTTACAACAAAGGGTTCAAGGTGGTTGTTTACAAGGATGCGGTGGCTAGCTTCAATCAGGCTGGTCATGAGTGGGCTTTAGGACATTTTACAGGTTCTATTGGCGCAGATGTCATTTAA
- a CDS encoding NUDIX hydrolase, translating into MSNKDALKQYDVKRYRTPDGYTSDIAVFTIVAEKIENYKPPKMQLKLMLIKRSEQNSEGHVNIEAGKWALPGGFVQENESAYEAAKRELEEETGVKGIHIKHFGMYDKPGRDPRGWIISNGHYAIVPDRSLTSREANDDAAEVSLFSIEEVYKLDLAFDHREVIEDAVEMITNDLLHTTIAKEFLPKEFTYSELQAVLLTVTNDSSIASEAGFARKIKSLPFIKPIQGKKTQRTSKSPTQLYEFIEMDIVKPIYTARY; encoded by the coding sequence TTGTCAAATAAGGATGCACTCAAACAGTATGATGTAAAACGTTATCGAACTCCCGATGGGTATACATCCGATATCGCTGTATTTACCATTGTTGCTGAGAAGATAGAAAACTACAAACCACCAAAAATGCAGTTGAAGCTTATGTTGATAAAGCGATCCGAGCAAAATAGCGAGGGGCATGTAAATATAGAAGCTGGGAAGTGGGCCTTACCAGGAGGTTTCGTTCAAGAGAATGAGTCAGCCTATGAAGCGGCGAAGCGTGAACTTGAGGAAGAAACTGGTGTAAAAGGTATCCATATCAAACATTTTGGTATGTACGATAAGCCGGGAAGAGATCCAAGAGGTTGGATTATTTCAAATGGACACTACGCGATTGTCCCTGATCGGTCACTTACTTCAAGAGAGGCAAATGATGATGCAGCAGAAGTGAGTCTATTCTCAATTGAAGAAGTGTATAAATTAGATTTGGCATTCGATCACCGAGAAGTAATTGAAGATGCAGTAGAAATGATTACGAATGATCTTCTTCATACTACAATTGCTAAAGAATTCTTACCGAAGGAATTTACGTATTCAGAGCTTCAGGCTGTATTGCTTACGGTGACTAATGATTCATCCATTGCCAGTGAAGCGGGGTTTGCGCGTAAGATTAAATCACTTCCCTTTATCAAACCGATACAAGGCAAAAAAACACAACGCACTTCAAAATCTCCAACACAGTTATATGAATTCATTGAGATGGATATAGTGAAGCCGATCTATACAGCGAGGTATTAA
- a CDS encoding methionine aminopeptidase, whose amino-acid sequence MGLLQSITDWNKARQERHVSTMKDKGDCPQCYGKGFHAYPGHEFSFYTASLDCPGCDGSGLYVDWELLS is encoded by the coding sequence ATGGGGTTATTACAATCAATAACGGATTGGAACAAAGCTCGTCAAGAGAGACATGTATCTACTATGAAGGATAAGGGGGACTGTCCTCAGTGCTATGGAAAAGGGTTTCACGCGTATCCCGGTCACGAGTTCTCCTTCTATACGGCATCACTAGACTGCCCTGGATGTGACGGAAGTGGGTTATATGTGGATTGGGAATTACTTAGTTAG
- a CDS encoding glutamate-5-semialdehyde dehydrogenase encodes MSIAIVNKVEQQAMEAKKAAKILNLLSTEEKNKALLHVSNVLKQNADLILEANEIDLRKGKQANYSSALIDRLTLTRDRINDFAEGLCQVAELDDPTGIIKSSWTLENGLKVDTVTVPLGVIGMIYEARPNVTVDATGLALKSGNAVILKGGSSAIESNKKIVEIMHKALEETQIPKEAVQFISSTDREVTKQLFTMKEHIDVLIPRGGASLISAVVNNATVPVLETGVGNCHIYIDSSADVNKAIPIFINAKTDRPAVCNAAETLIVHEEWFNVHHKQLFATVKENGIDVFGDEIIANAFPLASLATEQDWAEEYLGLGIAIKTVKNIDEAILHIDQYGTKHSEAIITEDDDMAKYFMSQVDAAAIYHNASTRFTDGGALGFGAEIGISTQKLHARGPMGLPALTTVKYLMSGTGQIRI; translated from the coding sequence ATGTCAATTGCTATAGTAAATAAAGTCGAACAACAAGCAATGGAAGCAAAAAAGGCAGCAAAAATACTTAATTTATTATCAACGGAAGAGAAAAATAAGGCACTTCTACATGTTTCAAATGTATTAAAACAAAATGCTGATCTTATACTTGAAGCAAATGAAATAGATCTTAGAAAGGGTAAACAAGCAAATTACAGTTCTGCACTTATAGACCGTTTAACGTTAACGCGAGATAGAATAAATGATTTTGCAGAAGGATTGTGTCAGGTTGCAGAACTTGATGATCCAACAGGTATCATAAAATCAAGCTGGACACTGGAAAATGGGTTAAAGGTTGATACAGTGACTGTCCCACTTGGAGTAATCGGCATGATTTATGAAGCAAGACCCAACGTTACAGTAGATGCAACAGGGCTAGCGTTGAAATCAGGAAATGCGGTTATCTTAAAAGGTGGATCGTCTGCAATAGAATCAAACAAGAAGATTGTGGAGATTATGCATAAAGCCCTTGAGGAAACACAGATTCCTAAAGAGGCTGTTCAGTTCATCTCCTCAACAGACCGAGAAGTTACGAAGCAGTTATTTACCATGAAGGAACATATTGATGTGTTAATTCCTAGAGGAGGAGCGTCGTTAATTTCTGCTGTCGTAAACAATGCTACCGTTCCAGTGTTAGAAACAGGTGTAGGGAACTGCCATATTTATATTGATTCAAGTGCAGATGTGAATAAGGCTATACCTATATTCATCAATGCAAAAACAGACCGACCTGCTGTATGTAATGCAGCAGAAACCTTAATTGTTCATGAAGAATGGTTTAATGTACATCATAAACAATTGTTTGCAACAGTAAAAGAGAATGGAATTGATGTATTTGGTGATGAAATTATTGCAAATGCGTTTCCGTTAGCTTCTTTGGCAACAGAGCAGGATTGGGCTGAAGAGTATTTAGGATTAGGCATTGCTATTAAAACGGTGAAAAATATAGATGAAGCCATTTTGCATATTGATCAATACGGAACGAAGCACTCAGAGGCCATTATTACTGAAGATGATGACATGGCGAAATACTTTATGTCACAAGTAGACGCAGCTGCGATTTACCATAATGCCTCAACACGGTTTACAGACGGTGGAGCACTCGGATTTGGTGCGGAAATTGGCATATCGACACAGAAGCTGCATGCCAGAGGACCAATGGGTCTTCCAGCTCTAACAACAGTTAAATACTTAATGAGTGGCACAGGTCAAATAAGAATATAA
- the proB gene encoding glutamate 5-kinase gives MISEANKLRIVIKIGSSSLTSLHGEISRKKLEKLVDEVVQLKDAGHEVLLVSSGAVAAGYRKLGFLERPDKLPEKQAAASIGQGLLMEAYSELFLSHGYVASQILITRSDFSDEGRYLNVRNTLNVLLERGIIPIVNENDTVTIDRLKFGDNDTLSAKVAGLINAEQLIILSDIEGLYDDDPRKNEHAKLLNKVHVITPQIEAAAGEPGSTVGTGGMKSKIDAVKIAMASGLNTFLGKAGVPNILIDAIQGKAKGTYFEPKDEVVNLTQKKQWIAFHSGPKGVIIVNKYGRDEIVKEKKSLSYSGVLQVEGTFEQGSVVKILDHNHSSIGLGISRYSSEQLETMEYKRGNQIVDYENLVCQLGVSLPVGV, from the coding sequence ATGATTTCTGAAGCCAATAAGCTTCGAATCGTTATAAAAATTGGAAGTAGCTCTTTAACGAGCTTACACGGTGAAATAAGCAGAAAAAAATTAGAGAAACTTGTAGACGAGGTTGTGCAGTTAAAGGATGCTGGCCATGAAGTATTACTTGTCTCATCAGGAGCTGTTGCCGCAGGCTATCGGAAGTTGGGATTTTTAGAACGGCCAGATAAGCTTCCAGAGAAGCAAGCGGCGGCCTCTATTGGGCAAGGGTTATTAATGGAAGCATATTCTGAATTGTTTTTATCACACGGATACGTTGCATCACAAATTTTGATAACAAGAAGTGATTTTTCTGATGAAGGTCGCTACCTTAACGTACGAAACACTTTAAATGTTTTACTAGAGAGAGGAATTATCCCAATTGTCAATGAAAATGATACGGTTACCATTGATCGGTTGAAATTTGGGGATAATGACACTTTGTCTGCGAAGGTGGCAGGTCTAATTAATGCAGAACAGTTAATTATTCTTTCAGATATCGAGGGTCTTTATGATGATGACCCTCGTAAAAATGAACACGCAAAACTACTTAACAAGGTTCACGTCATTACACCTCAAATAGAAGCTGCAGCCGGTGAACCCGGGAGCACTGTTGGTACAGGTGGAATGAAGTCTAAAATAGATGCAGTGAAAATTGCAATGGCTTCTGGCCTAAACACGTTCTTAGGAAAAGCAGGAGTTCCCAATATACTTATTGATGCGATTCAAGGGAAAGCAAAAGGTACCTATTTTGAACCAAAAGATGAAGTAGTGAACCTTACACAAAAGAAACAGTGGATTGCATTTCATTCAGGTCCTAAGGGAGTCATTATCGTAAATAAGTATGGACGCGATGAAATAGTCAAAGAGAAAAAGAGCCTTAGTTACTCAGGAGTTTTACAAGTAGAAGGAACGTTCGAACAAGGTTCTGTCGTAAAGATCTTAGATCACAATCATAGTTCGATTGGATTAGGTATTTCTAGGTATTCTTCTGAACAATTAGAGACGATGGAATATAAGAGAGGAAATCAGATTGTAGATTACGAAAATTTAGTATGTCAATTAGGTGTTTCTTTACCAGTCGGAGTTTAA
- the proC gene encoding pyrroline-5-carboxylate reductase, producing MLKNKKIGFIGAGSMAEAMISGIVNAEKLPKDHIYVSNKSNEERLRELETGYGIKGVKREDLPLRELDIIILAMKPKDAKIALDSIRDELQPHQLIISVLAGITTSFMEHHLKYGQPVLRVMPNTSSMISESATAIAPGTFTDHNQITVAKELLTCIGKVFEIKEEQMDIFTGIAGSGPAYFYYLMEHMERAGKEGGLDTETTREIMAQTILGAAKMILEADEAPATLRENVTSPNGTTAAGLAALAKHGGGKAITQAVKQATHRSHEISSQLEEKLLPKAQ from the coding sequence ATGTTAAAAAACAAGAAAATAGGATTTATAGGTGCCGGATCAATGGCAGAAGCAATGATTTCAGGAATTGTAAATGCAGAAAAATTACCAAAGGATCACATATATGTTTCAAATAAAAGTAATGAAGAACGTTTAAGAGAACTTGAAACTGGATATGGAATTAAGGGAGTTAAAAGAGAGGATCTCCCACTAAGAGAGCTGGATATTATTATTCTTGCCATGAAACCAAAAGATGCGAAGATTGCGCTTGACTCAATAAGAGATGAACTTCAACCACACCAACTTATAATATCAGTACTAGCGGGTATTACCACTTCATTTATGGAACACCACTTAAAATATGGCCAGCCGGTACTTCGTGTCATGCCGAATACTTCTAGCATGATTAGTGAATCAGCCACTGCCATTGCCCCAGGAACATTTACAGATCACAATCAAATAACAGTTGCAAAAGAACTCTTAACTTGTATTGGCAAGGTGTTTGAAATTAAGGAAGAGCAAATGGATATCTTCACAGGCATTGCCGGAAGTGGTCCAGCCTATTTTTACTATTTAATGGAGCATATGGAGCGTGCAGGTAAAGAAGGTGGTCTTGATACAGAAACGACTAGGGAGATTATGGCTCAGACGATACTCGGCGCGGCGAAGATGATTTTAGAAGCAGATGAGGCACCTGCTACATTACGAGAAAATGTAACTTCACCAAACGGTACAACTGCTGCAGGTTTAGCAGCACTTGCAAAGCATGGTGGAGGAAAGGCCATCACTCAAGCAGTTAAACAGGCGACCCATCGTTCACATGAAATTAGTAGCCAACTTGAAGAGAAATTACTACCAAAAGCACAATAA
- a CDS encoding DUF2621 domain-containing protein has protein sequence MFVEFKLEGWFLWFILFWVVFLVTMMSIGGYFMFRKFLKRLPKDDGMSELDWQDAFLEQTRHLWPQDQKELLEELVEPVPELFRDVARQKIAGKIGELAVKEKASKITQDLVIRGYIIATPKRDYKFLVKKLDEKKIDLEPYEELLS, from the coding sequence ATGTTTGTGGAGTTTAAGTTAGAAGGTTGGTTTTTATGGTTCATTCTATTTTGGGTCGTTTTTTTAGTTACCATGATGTCTATAGGCGGCTATTTCATGTTCCGAAAATTCTTGAAGAGATTGCCTAAGGATGATGGAATGAGTGAGCTTGATTGGCAGGATGCATTCCTAGAACAAACTCGCCATTTATGGCCACAGGATCAAAAAGAACTACTAGAAGAATTAGTAGAGCCTGTCCCAGAGCTTTTTAGAGATGTTGCTCGGCAAAAAATAGCAGGGAAAATTGGAGAACTCGCAGTTAAAGAAAAGGCTTCTAAAATTACACAGGATTTAGTGATTAGAGGATATATCATTGCAACGCCAAAGAGAGATTATAAGTTTTTAGTGAAAAAGTTGGACGAGAAGAAAATTGATTTAGAACCATATGAAGAATTACTTTCATAA
- a CDS encoding cytochrome c biogenesis protein CcdC has translation MLIISTILATLMAILAIFIRMKAAEKPASVKKIILPPLFMSTGSLMFLFPMFRVTPLEIVEAFSVGILFSILLIKTSQFEVKENEIYLKRSKAFVFILVGLLIFRIVLKSFLSNTIDIGELGGMFYLLALGMIIPWRVAMYISFKKLQNELVQTPVI, from the coding sequence TTGCTTATAATTTCAACCATACTTGCAACTTTGATGGCTATTTTGGCTATATTTATACGAATGAAGGCAGCTGAAAAACCGGCATCAGTTAAGAAAATAATATTACCACCCCTTTTTATGAGTACAGGCTCTCTAATGTTTCTATTTCCGATGTTCCGTGTTACGCCTCTTGAGATAGTAGAAGCTTTTAGTGTGGGTATCTTATTTTCAATCCTATTAATTAAGACATCTCAGTTTGAAGTAAAAGAAAATGAAATTTATTTAAAGCGATCAAAAGCATTTGTCTTTATATTAGTTGGGCTATTAATTTTTCGTATTGTATTGAAATCTTTCTTGAGTAATACAATTGACATTGGTGAGCTAGGCGGTATGTTCTACTTACTTGCATTAGGTATGATCATTCCTTGGAGAGTTGCCATGTACATCTCGTTTAAGAAGCTTCAAAATGAATTAGTTCAAACTCCCGTAATATAG
- a CDS encoding response regulator, translated as MARILVVDDAKFMRMTLSTILEKGNHEVVGEAENGKEAISLFNQLQPDLVTMDITMPEMNGIDALKEIKQNHSSAKVIMCSAMGQQKMVVEAIEAGAKDFIVKPFEENRVLEAIKRVLS; from the coding sequence ATGGCCAGGATTCTTGTAGTAGATGATGCTAAATTCATGAGAATGACACTTTCCACCATTCTTGAAAAAGGGAACCACGAGGTAGTAGGGGAAGCGGAAAATGGAAAAGAAGCTATATCCCTTTTTAATCAGCTGCAACCAGACTTAGTGACAATGGATATAACAATGCCAGAGATGAATGGTATTGATGCGTTAAAAGAAATTAAACAGAACCATTCTTCGGCCAAGGTCATTATGTGTTCTGCTATGGGACAACAAAAGATGGTTGTAGAAGCAATTGAAGCTGGTGCAAAGGACTTTATCGTCAAGCCCTTTGAAGAAAACCGTGTACTAGAAGCAATTAAACGGGTATTAAGTTAA
- a CDS encoding Na(+)/H(+) antiporter subunit B: MRTNDLILKTTTNIIVFIILAFSFKLFLAGHNMPGGGFIGGLMTAGALILMYITYGIAPIKKLTRINFIFLIGLGLAIALATGVGSFFFDQPFLSHTDEYFYLPILGKTHLATAVLFDIGVYLTVVGVTMTIILSIAEDRAE, encoded by the coding sequence GTGAGAACGAATGATCTAATTCTCAAAACTACCACCAATATTATTGTATTTATTATATTAGCTTTCTCTTTTAAGCTTTTCCTTGCTGGTCACAACATGCCAGGTGGTGGCTTTATTGGAGGGCTAATGACAGCTGGTGCGTTAATACTGATGTACATTACATATGGAATTGCGCCTATTAAGAAATTGACACGAATTAATTTTATTTTTCTTATTGGACTCGGACTAGCTATTGCACTTGCGACAGGGGTTGGATCATTTTTCTTTGATCAGCCATTCCTGAGTCATACTGATGAATACTTTTATCTGCCTATACTAGGTAAGACTCATTTAGCAACAGCGGTATTATTTGATATCGGAGTTTATTTAACTGTCGTTGGTGTAACGATGACAATTATACTATCAATTGCAGAGGACCGTGCCGAATAA
- a CDS encoding cytochrome c biogenesis protein CcdA, translated as MTDINLFLAFGAGFLSFISPCCLPLYPAFLSYITGMSVSDLKSDNAMLRRKSFLHTLFFLIGFSVIFIAIGYSATFIGSFFADYNNLIRQIGAILIVFLGLVIIGVFTPKFMMKDHRVNVKNRPAGYFGSFVIGLAFAAGWTPCTGPILLSVFALAATNPASSVIYMVAYILGFAIPFFILSFFIGQLQWIKKHNGIIMRVGGYFMIVMGIFLFFDWMTRITIFFTNMFGGFTGF; from the coding sequence TTGACCGATATTAATTTATTTTTAGCATTTGGAGCAGGGTTTTTATCCTTTATTTCACCATGCTGCTTGCCTTTATATCCAGCCTTTTTGTCTTACATAACAGGAATGAGTGTAAGTGATCTGAAAAGTGATAATGCAATGCTAAGAAGAAAAAGCTTTTTACATACATTATTCTTCCTAATAGGTTTTTCTGTTATTTTTATTGCAATCGGATATTCAGCTACATTTATTGGATCGTTTTTTGCAGATTATAATAACTTGATCCGTCAAATTGGTGCAATATTAATTGTCTTCCTGGGACTTGTCATTATTGGAGTATTTACTCCAAAATTTATGATGAAAGATCATAGAGTGAATGTGAAAAATAGACCTGCCGGTTATTTCGGCTCATTTGTGATAGGTCTTGCCTTTGCAGCTGGTTGGACGCCATGTACAGGTCCGATTTTATTATCTGTATTTGCATTAGCAGCCACGAATCCTGCGTCTAGTGTGATTTATATGGTCGCATATATATTAGGATTTGCCATTCCTTTTTTTATTCTTTCATTTTTTATCGGCCAACTTCAATGGATTAAGAAGCATAATGGTATCATTATGAGAGTAGGCGGGTACTTCATGATTGTGATGGGAATCTTCCTTTTCTTTGATTGGATGACACGAATTACTATTTTCTTTACGAATATGTTTGGTGGATTTACTGGTTTCTAG
- a CDS encoding aspartyl-phosphate phosphatase Spo0E family protein has product MRKHELVELIEQKRQELIQVVAANGLASSITIECSKQLDELLNTYNRKHLQEVHS; this is encoded by the coding sequence GTGAGAAAACATGAATTAGTCGAGCTTATAGAACAAAAACGCCAAGAATTAATACAAGTAGTTGCAGCAAACGGGCTTGCATCATCAATTACAATTGAGTGCAGTAAGCAATTAGACGAGTTATTAAATACCTATAATCGAAAACACTTACAAGAAGTCCATAGTTAA
- a CDS encoding ABC transporter ATP-binding protein, which yields MEGNEKTNHSSAKEQKNVLWRLLAYGFPHKKSIIIAFVLLLFGTVFELLGPYIIKVFLDEYLVKEYFPYEPLLYLAIIYVVVHVAKVFVQYFQLFLFNKIALKIIQQLRIDVYSKVQQLGLKFFDKTPGGSIVSRVTNDTEAIKEMFTSVLSVFIQNIFFLVGIFIAMFILNVKLALFCLVIIPIIFFIMKAYRKYSSVYYHDLREKLSQLNAKINESLQGMAIIQVFRQERRLRKEFSDINEGHFKAGIRNIKLDGLLLRPAIDFVYVISLILVLSFFGITSFNSPIEIGVIYAFVNYLDRFFEPINNMMMRLSLYQQAIVSATRVFELLDNEENAPTAIGEGNPVISDGEIEFKNVSFSYDGKRDVLKNISFTAKPGETVALVGHTGSGKSSIINLFMRFYDIGNRGEILVDGNSLKEYQDQELRRKIGLVLQDPFLFAGTIKKNIQLYDESITDEEVKSAASFVQADQFIEKLPKQYDQEVTERGTTFSSGQRQLVAFARTIATNPKILVLDEATANIDTETEGYIQEALSKMRKGRTTIAIAHRLSTIQDAEQILVLHQGEIVERGNHQQLLEKQGLYYKMYLLQNQANDKIQDIVSN from the coding sequence ATGGAAGGAAATGAAAAAACTAATCACTCAAGTGCAAAAGAACAGAAAAATGTTTTATGGCGTTTACTTGCATACGGTTTTCCGCATAAGAAGTCTATCATTATAGCATTTGTATTGTTACTATTTGGTACTGTTTTTGAACTATTAGGCCCATATATAATAAAAGTATTCTTGGATGAATACTTAGTAAAAGAGTATTTTCCGTATGAGCCATTATTATATTTAGCCATTATTTATGTAGTCGTGCATGTGGCAAAAGTTTTTGTTCAATACTTTCAATTGTTCTTATTTAATAAGATTGCGTTAAAGATTATTCAACAATTGAGAATTGATGTTTATTCTAAAGTACAACAGCTAGGTTTAAAGTTTTTTGATAAAACTCCTGGTGGGAGTATCGTTTCAAGAGTTACAAATGATACAGAAGCAATTAAGGAAATGTTTACGAGTGTATTATCTGTCTTCATACAAAACATTTTCTTCTTGGTCGGTATCTTTATAGCGATGTTTATACTTAATGTTAAGTTAGCCTTATTCTGCTTAGTCATTATCCCAATCATTTTCTTCATTATGAAGGCCTACCGAAAGTACAGCTCGGTTTACTATCATGATTTGAGAGAAAAGTTAAGCCAATTGAATGCTAAAATTAATGAGTCGTTACAAGGGATGGCAATTATACAAGTATTTAGACAAGAAAGAAGACTGCGTAAGGAATTCTCTGATATAAATGAAGGGCATTTTAAAGCAGGAATCCGTAACATAAAATTAGATGGTTTACTCTTGAGACCTGCTATTGATTTTGTATATGTAATTTCTCTTATTTTAGTTTTGAGCTTTTTTGGAATTACTTCTTTTAATAGTCCAATTGAAATAGGAGTTATTTACGCCTTTGTTAACTACTTAGATCGTTTCTTTGAACCTATTAATAACATGATGATGCGTTTATCACTGTATCAACAGGCAATTGTCTCAGCTACACGTGTGTTTGAATTACTTGATAATGAAGAAAATGCCCCTACTGCAATTGGGGAAGGAAATCCTGTCATTTCTGATGGTGAGATTGAATTTAAAAATGTAAGCTTTTCCTATGATGGTAAGCGTGACGTATTGAAGAATATATCCTTTACTGCTAAACCAGGAGAAACTGTTGCATTAGTCGGCCATACGGGTAGTGGGAAAAGTTCAATCATCAACCTTTTCATGAGATTTTATGATATTGGTAATCGAGGGGAAATCCTAGTTGATGGCAATTCGTTAAAGGAATATCAAGACCAGGAACTTCGGAGGAAAATTGGATTAGTTCTACAAGATCCGTTTCTTTTTGCAGGTACCATTAAGAAAAATATTCAATTATATGACGAGAGTATTACCGACGAAGAAGTAAAGAGTGCGGCCAGCTTCGTTCAAGCTGATCAATTTATTGAGAAGCTTCCCAAGCAGTACGACCAAGAGGTAACAGAGAGAGGAACAACCTTTTCCAGTGGCCAAAGACAGCTAGTTGCATTTGCACGTACAATCGCAACCAATCCAAAAATTCTTGTGTTAGATGAAGCAACAGCCAACATTGATACAGAGACAGAAGGATACATCCAAGAAGCCCTATCGAAAATGAGAAAAGGTAGAACAACCATAGCTATTGCACATCGTCTTTCTACTATACAAGATGCAGAACAAATACTCGTGCTGCATCAAGGAGAAATTGTAGAACGAGGCAACCATCAACAATTACTTGAGAAGCAGGGTTTGTATTACAAGATGTACTTACTTCAAAACCAAGCAAATGATAAGATTCAGGATATCGTATCAAATTAA